The following coding sequences are from one Humulus lupulus chromosome X, drHumLupu1.1, whole genome shotgun sequence window:
- the LOC133804323 gene encoding glucan endo-1,3-beta-glucosidase 5, protein MGFVKAVDFLGGFLIVSLLVNSVVGIGVNWGTQATHRLPPATVVKLLKDNEIEKAKLFDADSTILNALRNSGIQVMVGIPNDMLGSMASTVKTAENWVAKNVSSHVSNGVDIRYVAVGNEPFLSTYNGSFLQTTFPALQNVQSALIKAGLSSQVKVTIPLNADVYGSSSNKPSDGDFRTDIKDLMVEIVKFLSDNGGSFTVNIYPFISLHNDPNFPIDFAFFDGYSAAINDNGNIYQNVLDANHDTLVWALQKNGFGNLSIIIGEIGWPTDGDKSATVQLAQRFNQGFMSRYNAGTGTPMRSGPMDVYLFSFIDEDHKSIQPGNFERHWGIFYFDGSPKYQLKLGSNSNGLVAASNVRYLARKWCVLSSSANLQDSQLAPSVSYACENGDCTSLGYGASCGNLDAQGNISYAFNSYYQIYNQLDSACRFPNLSVITDQDPSVGDCKFRIMIRAESPANEGAGQGAGAGAGHLKKPHGLMMMMLFVTMMFL, encoded by the exons ATGGGGTTTGTAAAAGCAGTTGATTTTCTAGGTGGGTTTCTCATCGTGTCTTTGTTAGTGAACTCGGTGGTGGGAATCGGAGTCAATTGGGGCACTCAGGCAACTCACCGTTTGCCTCCTGCAACAGTGGTGAAGTTACTGAAGGATAATGAGATCGAAAAGGCTAAGCTCTTTGATGCAGATTCAACAATATTGAATGCTTTAAGAAATTCTGGGATTCAAGTCATGGTGGGTATTCCAAACGACATGCTTGGTAGCATGGCTAGTACTGTCAAAACAGCTGAGAATTGGGTAGCTAAAAATGTCTCCAGTCACGTCTCAAACGGTGTGGACATTAG GTATGTTGCAGTAGGGAATGAACCATTCTTATCAACCTACAATGGAAGCTTCCTTCAAACAACTTTTCCTGCTCTTCAAAACGTTCAATCGGCCCTTATAAAAGCTGGTTTGAGCAGCCAAGTTAAAGTCACTATCCCTCTAAACGCTGATGTATATGGCAGCTCGAGCAACAAACCTTCCGACGGAGACTTCCGAACAGACATAAAAGATCTCATGGTAGAAATTGTCAAGTTCTTAAGCGACAATGGAGGTTCCTTTACTGTAAACATCTATCCCTTTATCAGCCTTCACAATGATCCCAATTTCCCTATTGATTTTGCCTTCTTCGATGGCTATTCAGCTGCCATAAACGACAACGGAAACATCTACCAGAATGTCTTGGATGCAAACCACGATACCCTGGTATGGGCTCTGCAGAAAAATGGATTTGGAAACTTGTCCATAATCATCGGCGAGATTGGCTGGCCTACTGATGGCGACAAAAGTGCGACTGTGCAACTTGCTCAGCGGTTCAACCAAGGGTTCATGTCTAGGTACAATGCTGGGACAGGAACCCCAATGAGATCTGGACCCATGGATGTCTACTTGTTTAGTTTCATCGATGAAGACCACAAGAGCATTCAGCCAGGTAACTTTGAACGCCATTGGGGTATATTTTACTTCGACGGATCACCCAAGTACCAGCTCAAGTTAGGGTCCAATTCGAACGGCTTAGTAGCAGCAAGCAATGTGCGTTATCTGGCTAGAAAATGGTGTGTTTTGTCTTCATCAGCTAACTTGCAGGATTCACAATTGGCACCGAGTGTGAGCTATGCTTGTGAAAATGGTGATTGTACCAGTCTTGGATATGGTGCTTCTTGTGGAAACTTGGATGCTCAGGGAAACATTTCTTATGCATTTAACAGTTACTATCAGATATACAACCAGCTAGATAGTGCCTGTAGATTCCCAAATCTTTCTGTCATCACAGACCAAGACCCATCCGTTGGAGACTGCAAATTTAGGATTATGATCCGAGCAGAATCGCCAGCTAATGAGGGAGCAGGACAAGGAGCTGGAGCTGGAGCTGGCCATCTTAAAAAGCCCCATggtttgatgatgatgatgttgttTGTGACTATGATGTTTTTGTGA
- the LOC133804325 gene encoding uncharacterized protein LOC133804325 isoform X2 codes for MEEHRNWKDAQDSLKNKLIAEDNFSWKIPMSRPRRSLSMEEGVGGFLEYVGGVDISFSKKDSSVACGILVVLDLHSLKVVYEDFSVVTLDVPYVPGFLAFREAPVLLDLLEKMKYCANPLYPQLHHVDGLTLSGVKELLKERENNGGDFFTLTGDSGRTWGVALRSTGDLLKPIFISIGHRISLDTAIKIVKMTSKYRVPEPIRQADIRSRDYLRKHQL; via the exons atggaggaacacagaAATTGGAAAGA cGCTCAGGATTCTCTCAAGAACAAACTAATTGCAGAAGATAACTTCTCATGGAAAATACCGATGTCCAGACCCAGAAGAAGCTTAAGCATGGAGGAAGGGGTTGGGGGGTTTTTGGAGTATGTGGGTGGGGTTGATATAAGCTTTTCTAAGAAGGATTCATCAGTAGCTTGTGGTATCCTTGTAGTTTTAGACCTCCATAGCCTTAAGGTAGTCTATGAAGACTTCTCAGTTGTTACCCTCGATGTCCCTTATGTTCCTGGCTTCCTTGCTTTCAGAGAG GCTCCAGTGCTTCTCGACCTTTTGGAGAAAATGAAATACTGTGCAAATCCTTTGTACCCACAG CTGCATCACGTGGATGGCCTTACACTGTCTGGAGTGAAGGAGCTTCttaaagaaagagaaaataatggcGGAGATTTCTTTACTTTGACAGGAGACTCTGGACGCACATGGGGAGTG GCACTAAGATCGACAGGAGATTTGTTGAAGCCTATATTTATATCAATTGGACACCGTATATCACTTGACACTGCCATCAAAATAGTTAAAATGACTAGCAAGTATCGTGTGCCAGAGCCTATCCGCCAG GCTGATATAAGATCAAGAGACTATCTTCGGAAACATCAGTTATGA
- the LOC133804325 gene encoding uncharacterized protein LOC133804325 isoform X3 produces MEEHRNWKDAQDSLKNKLIAEDNFSWKIPMSRPRRSLSMEEGVGGFLEYVGGVDISFSKKDSSVACGILVVLDLHSLKVVYEDFSVVTLDVPYVPGFLAFREAPVLLDLLEKMKYCANPLYPQLLMIDGNGVLHPRGFGLGCHLGVLANIPTIGVGKNLHHVDGLTLSGVKELLKERENNGGDFFTLTGDSGRTWGVMVIEDLSFNLMWLA; encoded by the exons atggaggaacacagaAATTGGAAAGA cGCTCAGGATTCTCTCAAGAACAAACTAATTGCAGAAGATAACTTCTCATGGAAAATACCGATGTCCAGACCCAGAAGAAGCTTAAGCATGGAGGAAGGGGTTGGGGGGTTTTTGGAGTATGTGGGTGGGGTTGATATAAGCTTTTCTAAGAAGGATTCATCAGTAGCTTGTGGTATCCTTGTAGTTTTAGACCTCCATAGCCTTAAGGTAGTCTATGAAGACTTCTCAGTTGTTACCCTCGATGTCCCTTATGTTCCTGGCTTCCTTGCTTTCAGAGAG GCTCCAGTGCTTCTCGACCTTTTGGAGAAAATGAAATACTGTGCAAATCCTTTGTACCCACAG TTGCTAATGATAGACGGAAATGGAGTACTGCATCCTCGAG GTTTTGGCTTAGGTTGTCATTTAGGCGTGCTGGCTAATATTCCTACTATTGGTGTGGGAAAGAAT CTGCATCACGTGGATGGCCTTACACTGTCTGGAGTGAAGGAGCTTCttaaagaaagagaaaataatggcGGAGATTTCTTTACTTTGACAGGAGACTCTGGACGCACATGGGGAGTG ATGGTGATAGAGGATCTATCTTTCAACCTCATGTGGTTGGCATGA
- the LOC133804325 gene encoding uncharacterized protein LOC133804325 isoform X1, with amino-acid sequence MEEHRNWKDAQDSLKNKLIAEDNFSWKIPMSRPRRSLSMEEGVGGFLEYVGGVDISFSKKDSSVACGILVVLDLHSLKVVYEDFSVVTLDVPYVPGFLAFREAPVLLDLLEKMKYCANPLYPQLLMIDGNGVLHPRGFGLGCHLGVLANIPTIGVGKNLHHVDGLTLSGVKELLKERENNGGDFFTLTGDSGRTWGVALRSTGDLLKPIFISIGHRISLDTAIKIVKMTSKYRVPEPIRQADIRSRDYLRKHQL; translated from the exons atggaggaacacagaAATTGGAAAGA cGCTCAGGATTCTCTCAAGAACAAACTAATTGCAGAAGATAACTTCTCATGGAAAATACCGATGTCCAGACCCAGAAGAAGCTTAAGCATGGAGGAAGGGGTTGGGGGGTTTTTGGAGTATGTGGGTGGGGTTGATATAAGCTTTTCTAAGAAGGATTCATCAGTAGCTTGTGGTATCCTTGTAGTTTTAGACCTCCATAGCCTTAAGGTAGTCTATGAAGACTTCTCAGTTGTTACCCTCGATGTCCCTTATGTTCCTGGCTTCCTTGCTTTCAGAGAG GCTCCAGTGCTTCTCGACCTTTTGGAGAAAATGAAATACTGTGCAAATCCTTTGTACCCACAG TTGCTAATGATAGACGGAAATGGAGTACTGCATCCTCGAG GTTTTGGCTTAGGTTGTCATTTAGGCGTGCTGGCTAATATTCCTACTATTGGTGTGGGAAAGAAT CTGCATCACGTGGATGGCCTTACACTGTCTGGAGTGAAGGAGCTTCttaaagaaagagaaaataatggcGGAGATTTCTTTACTTTGACAGGAGACTCTGGACGCACATGGGGAGTG GCACTAAGATCGACAGGAGATTTGTTGAAGCCTATATTTATATCAATTGGACACCGTATATCACTTGACACTGCCATCAAAATAGTTAAAATGACTAGCAAGTATCGTGTGCCAGAGCCTATCCGCCAG GCTGATATAAGATCAAGAGACTATCTTCGGAAACATCAGTTATGA